In one window of Erythrolamprus reginae isolate rEryReg1 chromosome 1, rEryReg1.hap1, whole genome shotgun sequence DNA:
- the PNRC1 gene encoding proline-rich nuclear receptor coactivator 1: protein MVTTTAPSPFVARVSAGTEDRRPFPTSLFQRLLRANYSSESPQPGCCPGLGGPNGNARPSLKRVRRRGKLRSAPCGLLQCRCYQQLQPHRAGLGRRNAAQGTRSNRCKIPTASSDSGLETGRSGEEDPAPAPRTTPGVTNKPFRKELFKNRMGKSEKIPLPYNQPVHNMHLSDQSKSNRQRSKCNIPLNKCPSTKKCENTFWQESLSSELIKRQEKKPLKNTENFNAKKSIFVTEANQKENYAGAKFSDPPSPSVLPKPPSHWVGSTIEFSDKNKKMMEVHLKTLLKVQA from the exons ATGGTGACTACCACAGCGCCTTCGCCCTTTGTGGCCCGGGTGTCAGCCGGTACCGAGGACCGTCGTCCATTCCCTACGTCCCTTTTCCAACGACTCCTGCGGGCAAACTACAGCAGCGAAAGCCCCCAACCCGGCTGCTGCCCGGGACTAGGAGGACCAAACGGCAACGCAAGACCGTCGCTGAAAAGAGTCAGGCGACGAGGGAAGCTCCGTTCAGCTCCCTGCGGCCTTTTACAGTGCCGCTGCTACCAGCAACTCCAGCCGCACCGCGCCGGCTTGGGACGAAGGAACGCCGCGCAAGGGACGCGCAGCAACCGCTGCAAAATCCCCACCGCTTCGTCAGATTCCGGGTTGGAAACGGGACGTTCCGGCGAGGAAGATCCGGCGCCTGCGCCAAGAACGACCCCGGGCGTTACAAACAAGCCCTTCAGGAAAGAG TTGTTCAAAAACAGAATGGGAAAATCTGAGAAGATTCCGCTGCCTTACAATCAGCCTGTTCACAATATGCATCTATCTGACCAATCGAAGAGTAACAGACAGAGGAGTAAATGTAACATACCACTAAATAAATGTCCATCTACAAAAAAGTGTGAAAATACATTTTGGCAAGAATCGTTATCATCTGAACTCATTAAAAGGCAGGAGAAAAAGCctttgaaaaatacagaaaattttaaTGCAAAGAAATCTATTTTTGTGACAGAAGCTAACCAAAAGGAAAATTATGCTGGGGCAAAATTTAGTGACCCTCCTTCACCCAGTGTCCTTCCAAAGCCTCCCAGTCACTGGGTTGGGAGCACCATTGAATTTTCTGACAAAAACAAGAAGATGATGGAAGTCCATTTAAAGACACTCTTAAAAGTTCAAGCGTAG